One segment of Danaus plexippus chromosome 10, MEX_DaPlex, whole genome shotgun sequence DNA contains the following:
- the LOC116766900 gene encoding uncharacterized protein LOC116766900 — protein MSENTNQSPQEPARPQEFNKRNTVNRTQKKSIESKLWDLLQPVARLWGLITAIVLSGAGAELTVLGYEVAPALIAGAILVFLLETMWVVALFVDLLCRRGEYSMKLRCWDFMRWSCGRARAPFYACAATAILFANLTILATVSGGMLLVLAALRATVPFSPYASHGPHSPRAGSTLLSQHDSNVPDVYYNAVQAAEERSEEMTVLDIKTQGRSRSHTPDPKLLEL, from the exons atgagtgAAAATACAAATCAATCACCTCAAGAGCCAGCAAGGCCGCAAGAATTTAATAAGAGGAATACAGTGAACAGAACACAGAAGAAGTCTATTGAATCTAAACTATGGGACCTTTTACAGCCAGTGGCGAGACTATGGGGTCTCATAACTGCGATag tcCTAAGCGGCGCCGGAGCCGAATTGACTGTTCTAGGCTACGAAGTTGCTCCAGCACTTAT TGCAGGTGCTATATTAGTGTTCTTGCTTGAGACAATGTGGGTGGTTGCTCTATTCGTGGACCTTCTCTGTCGGCGTGGAGAGTACTCCATGAAGTTGAGATGTTGGGACTTCATGAGGTGGTCATGCGGACGAGCTCGGGCTCCGTTCTACGCTTGTGCAGCGACCGCGATTCTGTTTGCCAACCTTACGATACTAGCCACTGTTTCAG GCGGCATGTTGCTGGTATTGGCAGCATTACGGGCCACGGTTCCGTTCTCTCCATACGCGAGTCACGGCCCACACTCTCCCCGAGCCGGCAGCACGCTCCTCAGTCAGCATGATAGCAACGTACCTGATGTGTACTACAACGCTGTCCAGGCGGCGGAGGAAAG ATCCGAAGAAATGACGGTACTTGATATCAAAACGCAGGGTAGGTCGCGGTCACACACGCCCGACCCCAAGTTGCTGGAGCTGTGA
- the LOC116767077 gene encoding cell division cycle and apoptosis regulator protein 1-like isoform X1 translates to MYGCHFKMQTGGGAKNPPWARSNVNTNMTGMNPQIMDPNAAMMSQQGMMPFQQTQAVFNPSMMQAQGGMAMPMPGQMPMNQMAQGQMYPGNVVAYPTPRAMNPNMYQNSTPNQNQQSNEQRVFTGTVTKTHNDFGFVDHDVFYQTSVCAKGAIPKVNDRVLVEATYNPNMPFKWNATRVQVLPKGGPNQKMNQPKSNNYNAVPPPSNKKSNIISRRDDRRDDRSSRRDDRKRSRTRSRSRSRDRRDSRNRRDSPPRKRPVIHQPSPVKYVVRVPRMPLDISNLDVPTLSQRYSNLYIPSDFFNAYVKWGETFPPQSPFSLNNPCAYHIMSKDVPNPNPNEAVLEPPDADYRFSAKVMLISMPSLETLYQKCGLTKVDEKDKRTSSKTPLHPTRLIKFLVGQKGKGGENFAIGGPWSPSLDGEHPETDPGVLVKTAIRTCKALTGVDLSNCTQWYRVVEFYYWREGGGRSRLECVVLFLPDVWSARPSRVEWTTVQDQYKAARDAALRRLLGGESPRRSDDSPDRSPIENLDANASTITIDENDDDDDCKPEATHYSNIDLRTIKVDQLRQELRARNVSCKGLRSQLVSRLSKLIKAEEEKDTKNEDVMEVVDDEQEDKKDTTDTVEITDDTTNDKEKPVEDKIEKNDANDSKPNDKSKDGESKESDGVSEERKDRPKTEKEIEEEKKRLERERQSLMTRYELPASPHVVVHASGSARAGRFACSVASLSLLLDYRVTDNKEHSFELFVFAELFNEMLMRDFGFYVYKTLYTLPEKAEEAKDKDRDKDKSVEKTDKKEEKKTEPEKKDDKKEDKKDDKRDARRSHKKECMSDEERGWSPRYRGGRGVELPPDPYLLLSLAYFDTARAGVISKKDLQSLFVSLGLQLSRSQIRTVLDKVCIRDNFSYKTLIQAIKDLASGAPEAIQDLPLDSTIDSNEVPPHIAELEATIAAGNRELLPMFNRDGGAGGGGTRDVSDNGMVLYKGRVVDVGALVSAGARWAGTRARLEAALANVTSQLRAARAASAATQRAERGAQAQLADLVATLAAARARITSLTASSKIFHSALKSIQTKVEAVVNIKYEDDDVVEVVNGPSKEENVTKEDKSEPGTEERKENKSDVKNEELIKIDDARDAKDCDAADNMDIDRE, encoded by the exons ATGTATGGCTGCCATTTT aaaatgCAGACTGGTGGTGGAGCTAAAAATCCGCCATGGGCACGATCAAATGTGAATACAAACATGACCGGCATGAATCCACAAATAATGGATCCGAATGCCGCTATGATGTCACAGCAAGGTATGATGCCATTCCAACAAACTCAAGCTGTATTTAATCCCAGTATGATGCAGGCACAAGGAGGCATGGCTATGCCAATGCCCGGACAAATGCCAATGAATCAAATGGCACAAGGTCAGATGTATCCAGGTAATGTTGTTGCCTACCCCACGCCACGAGCTATGAATCCTAACATGTATCAGAACAGTACACCGAACCAGAATCAGCAATCAAATGAACAGCGGGTCTTCACGGGCACTGTAACAAAGACTCATAACGATTTCGGCTTTGTTGATCACGATGTTTTCTATCAAACATCGGTTTGTGCAAAAGGCGCTATACCAAAAGTAAACGATAGAGTACTCGTCGAAGCCACCTACAATCCTAATATGCCTTTTAAATGGAATGCAACTCGAGTACAAGTGCTCCCAAAGGGGGGACCTAACCAAAAAATGAACCAACCTAAGTCAAACAATTACAACGCAGTTCCACCTCCTTCCAACAAAAAGTCAAACATCATATCAAGACGAGACGATCGTCGGGATGATCGTAGTTCGCGAAGAGATGACCGG AAAAGATCCCGGACAAGGAGTCGATCTCGTTCACGTGATCGTCGTGATAGTCGTAATAGGAGGGACTCGCCTCCTCGCAAGAGACCTGTGATACACCAACCATCTCCTGTCAAATATGTAGTCCGAGTACCGAGAATGCCCCTCGATAT atCAAACCTCGATGTCCCAACCTTATCACAGAGGTACAGCAATCTCTATATACCGTCAGATTTCTTCAATGCATATGTCAAATGGGGGGAGACGTTCCCGCCACAGTCACCGTTTTCTTTAAACAATCCATGTGCATACCATATAATGAGCAAAGATGTTCCAAATCCCAACCCAAATGAGGCTGTCCTGGAACCCCCCGATGCTGATTACAGATTTTCAGCTAAG GTGATGCTTATAAGCATGCCATCTTTAGAGACACTCTATCAAAAGTGTGGACTCACAAAAGTAGACGAGAAAGACAAACGGACGAGCTCAAAAACGCCACTTCATCCAACTCGCCTTATAAAGTTCCTCGTGGGGCAGAAGGGTAAAGGGGGGGAGAACTTCGCTATAGGCGGGCCGTGGAGCCCCTCGCTAGACGGAGAACATCCGGAGACAGACCCCGGCGTGCTGGTGAAGACGGCTATCAGAACATGCAAGGCTCTGACCGGCGTAGACTTGTCGAACTGCACCCAGTG GTACCGCGTGGTGGAGTTTTACTACTGGCGGGAGGGCGGCGGCAGGTCGCGACTCGAGTGTGTGGTGTTGTTCCTGCCGGACGTGTGGTCGGCTCGGCCGTCGCGCGTCGAGTGGACCACGGTGCAGGACCAGTATAAGGCGGCCCGCGACGCGGCGCTGCGCCGGCTCCTCGGCGGGGAGTCCCCGCGCCGCTCCGACGACTCGCCGGACCGATCACCAATT GAAAATTTGGATGCGAACGCTAGCACTATAACTATAGACGAGAATGATGACGATGACGACTGTAAGCCCGAAGCCACGCATTACTCCAACATTGATCTGAGGACCATAAAGGTTGACCAACTGCGACAGGAATTACGGGCGCGGAATGTCAGCTGTAAAG GGCTCCGATCACAGTTAGTTTCACGACTATCAAAACTAATAAAGGCTGAAGAAGAGAAAGATACTAAGAACGAGGATGTCATGGAAGTGGTGGACGATGAACAGGAGGACAAGAAAGACACTACAGACACGGTCGAGATTACAGATGACACGACTAATGATAAAG AGAAGCCAGTTGAAGATAAAATAGAGAAAAACGATGCCAATGACTCAAAACCAAATGATAAAAGTAAAGACGGCGAGAGCAAAGAGAGTGACGGCGTGAGCGAGGAGAGAAAGGACAGACCGAAAACGGAGAAGGAGATTGAAGAGGAGAAGAAAAGA TTGGAGCGCGAGCGGCAGTCGCTGATGACGCGCTACGAGTTGCCGGCGTCTCCGCATGTGGTGGTGCACGCGTCGGGCTCGGCGCGCGCGGGCCGCTTCGCGTGCAGCGTGGCCTCACTGTCACTGTTGTTGGACTACAGAGTCACGGACAACAAGGAACACAGCTTTGAG TTGTTCGTGTTCGCGGAGCTCTTTAATGAGATGTTAATGCGCGATTTCGGTTTCTACGTGTACAAAACTCTGTACACGTTACCGGAGAAGGCTGAGGAAGCTAAAGACAAAGACAGAGATAAAGATAAAAGTGTAGAAAAGACTGACAAGAAAGAAGAAAAGAAGACGGAGCCGGAGAAGAAAGATGACAAGAAAGAAGATAAGAAAGATGACAAACGTGATGCACGACGCAGTCACAAGAAG GAATGTATGAGCGATGAAGAGCGCGGTTGGTCTCCTCGCTACCGCGGCGGCCGGGGGGTGGAGCTTCCCCCCGACCCGTACCTACTCCTGTCCCTGGCTTACTTCGACACCGCCCGCGCCGGCGTCATCTCCAAGAAAGACCTCCAGAGCCTGTTTGTGAGCCTGGGACTACAGCTGTCACGATCACAGATCAGGACCGTACTAGATAAAGTCTGCATCAGAGATAACTTCAGCTACAA aACTCTCATCCAAGCCATCAAAGACCTGGCCTCCGGAGCGCCTGAAGCCATACAGGACTTACCTCTGGACAGTACTATTGACAGCAACGAAGTTCCACCACAC atCGCAGAACTCGAAGCGACCATAGCGGCCGGCAACAGGGAACTGCTGCCCATGTTCAACAGAGACGGCGGCGCGGGCGGCGGCGGCACCAGGGACGTGTCCGACAACG GTATGGTGCTGTACAAGGGTCGTGTGGTGGACGTGGGCGCGCTAGTCAGCGCGGGCGCGCGGTGGGCGGGGACGCGCGCCCGCCTGGAGGCCGCGCTCGCCAACGTCACTTCGCAGCTGCGGGCGGCCCGGGCGGCCAGTGCGGCCACGCAGCGCGCAGAGAGAGGCGCGCAGGCGCAGCTCGCTGACCTCGTGGCCACACTCGCCGCCGCACGCGCCAGGATCACTTCACTCACG GCGAGTTCTAAAATCTTCCATTCGGCGTTGAAGAGTATACAGACCAAGGTGGAGGCGGTGGTTAACATCAAGTATGAGGACGATGACGTCGTGGAGGTCGTGAACGGGCCCTCCAA AGAGGAGAATGTTACAAAGGAAGATAAGTCTGAACCTGGAACAGAGGAAAGGAAGGAAAACAAAAGTGATGTTAAAAACGAGGAACTCATTAAGATAGATGACGCGAGAGACGCCAAGGACTGCGACGCGGCCGACAACATGGACATAGACAGGGAGTAG
- the LOC116767077 gene encoding cell division cycle and apoptosis regulator protein 1-like isoform X2 has product MQTGGGAKNPPWARSNVNTNMTGMNPQIMDPNAAMMSQQGMMPFQQTQAVFNPSMMQAQGGMAMPMPGQMPMNQMAQGQMYPGNVVAYPTPRAMNPNMYQNSTPNQNQQSNEQRVFTGTVTKTHNDFGFVDHDVFYQTSVCAKGAIPKVNDRVLVEATYNPNMPFKWNATRVQVLPKGGPNQKMNQPKSNNYNAVPPPSNKKSNIISRRDDRRDDRSSRRDDRKRSRTRSRSRSRDRRDSRNRRDSPPRKRPVIHQPSPVKYVVRVPRMPLDISNLDVPTLSQRYSNLYIPSDFFNAYVKWGETFPPQSPFSLNNPCAYHIMSKDVPNPNPNEAVLEPPDADYRFSAKVMLISMPSLETLYQKCGLTKVDEKDKRTSSKTPLHPTRLIKFLVGQKGKGGENFAIGGPWSPSLDGEHPETDPGVLVKTAIRTCKALTGVDLSNCTQWYRVVEFYYWREGGGRSRLECVVLFLPDVWSARPSRVEWTTVQDQYKAARDAALRRLLGGESPRRSDDSPDRSPIENLDANASTITIDENDDDDDCKPEATHYSNIDLRTIKVDQLRQELRARNVSCKGLRSQLVSRLSKLIKAEEEKDTKNEDVMEVVDDEQEDKKDTTDTVEITDDTTNDKEKPVEDKIEKNDANDSKPNDKSKDGESKESDGVSEERKDRPKTEKEIEEEKKRLERERQSLMTRYELPASPHVVVHASGSARAGRFACSVASLSLLLDYRVTDNKEHSFELFVFAELFNEMLMRDFGFYVYKTLYTLPEKAEEAKDKDRDKDKSVEKTDKKEEKKTEPEKKDDKKEDKKDDKRDARRSHKKECMSDEERGWSPRYRGGRGVELPPDPYLLLSLAYFDTARAGVISKKDLQSLFVSLGLQLSRSQIRTVLDKVCIRDNFSYKTLIQAIKDLASGAPEAIQDLPLDSTIDSNEVPPHIAELEATIAAGNRELLPMFNRDGGAGGGGTRDVSDNGMVLYKGRVVDVGALVSAGARWAGTRARLEAALANVTSQLRAARAASAATQRAERGAQAQLADLVATLAAARARITSLTASSKIFHSALKSIQTKVEAVVNIKYEDDDVVEVVNGPSKEENVTKEDKSEPGTEERKENKSDVKNEELIKIDDARDAKDCDAADNMDIDRE; this is encoded by the exons atgCAGACTGGTGGTGGAGCTAAAAATCCGCCATGGGCACGATCAAATGTGAATACAAACATGACCGGCATGAATCCACAAATAATGGATCCGAATGCCGCTATGATGTCACAGCAAGGTATGATGCCATTCCAACAAACTCAAGCTGTATTTAATCCCAGTATGATGCAGGCACAAGGAGGCATGGCTATGCCAATGCCCGGACAAATGCCAATGAATCAAATGGCACAAGGTCAGATGTATCCAGGTAATGTTGTTGCCTACCCCACGCCACGAGCTATGAATCCTAACATGTATCAGAACAGTACACCGAACCAGAATCAGCAATCAAATGAACAGCGGGTCTTCACGGGCACTGTAACAAAGACTCATAACGATTTCGGCTTTGTTGATCACGATGTTTTCTATCAAACATCGGTTTGTGCAAAAGGCGCTATACCAAAAGTAAACGATAGAGTACTCGTCGAAGCCACCTACAATCCTAATATGCCTTTTAAATGGAATGCAACTCGAGTACAAGTGCTCCCAAAGGGGGGACCTAACCAAAAAATGAACCAACCTAAGTCAAACAATTACAACGCAGTTCCACCTCCTTCCAACAAAAAGTCAAACATCATATCAAGACGAGACGATCGTCGGGATGATCGTAGTTCGCGAAGAGATGACCGG AAAAGATCCCGGACAAGGAGTCGATCTCGTTCACGTGATCGTCGTGATAGTCGTAATAGGAGGGACTCGCCTCCTCGCAAGAGACCTGTGATACACCAACCATCTCCTGTCAAATATGTAGTCCGAGTACCGAGAATGCCCCTCGATAT atCAAACCTCGATGTCCCAACCTTATCACAGAGGTACAGCAATCTCTATATACCGTCAGATTTCTTCAATGCATATGTCAAATGGGGGGAGACGTTCCCGCCACAGTCACCGTTTTCTTTAAACAATCCATGTGCATACCATATAATGAGCAAAGATGTTCCAAATCCCAACCCAAATGAGGCTGTCCTGGAACCCCCCGATGCTGATTACAGATTTTCAGCTAAG GTGATGCTTATAAGCATGCCATCTTTAGAGACACTCTATCAAAAGTGTGGACTCACAAAAGTAGACGAGAAAGACAAACGGACGAGCTCAAAAACGCCACTTCATCCAACTCGCCTTATAAAGTTCCTCGTGGGGCAGAAGGGTAAAGGGGGGGAGAACTTCGCTATAGGCGGGCCGTGGAGCCCCTCGCTAGACGGAGAACATCCGGAGACAGACCCCGGCGTGCTGGTGAAGACGGCTATCAGAACATGCAAGGCTCTGACCGGCGTAGACTTGTCGAACTGCACCCAGTG GTACCGCGTGGTGGAGTTTTACTACTGGCGGGAGGGCGGCGGCAGGTCGCGACTCGAGTGTGTGGTGTTGTTCCTGCCGGACGTGTGGTCGGCTCGGCCGTCGCGCGTCGAGTGGACCACGGTGCAGGACCAGTATAAGGCGGCCCGCGACGCGGCGCTGCGCCGGCTCCTCGGCGGGGAGTCCCCGCGCCGCTCCGACGACTCGCCGGACCGATCACCAATT GAAAATTTGGATGCGAACGCTAGCACTATAACTATAGACGAGAATGATGACGATGACGACTGTAAGCCCGAAGCCACGCATTACTCCAACATTGATCTGAGGACCATAAAGGTTGACCAACTGCGACAGGAATTACGGGCGCGGAATGTCAGCTGTAAAG GGCTCCGATCACAGTTAGTTTCACGACTATCAAAACTAATAAAGGCTGAAGAAGAGAAAGATACTAAGAACGAGGATGTCATGGAAGTGGTGGACGATGAACAGGAGGACAAGAAAGACACTACAGACACGGTCGAGATTACAGATGACACGACTAATGATAAAG AGAAGCCAGTTGAAGATAAAATAGAGAAAAACGATGCCAATGACTCAAAACCAAATGATAAAAGTAAAGACGGCGAGAGCAAAGAGAGTGACGGCGTGAGCGAGGAGAGAAAGGACAGACCGAAAACGGAGAAGGAGATTGAAGAGGAGAAGAAAAGA TTGGAGCGCGAGCGGCAGTCGCTGATGACGCGCTACGAGTTGCCGGCGTCTCCGCATGTGGTGGTGCACGCGTCGGGCTCGGCGCGCGCGGGCCGCTTCGCGTGCAGCGTGGCCTCACTGTCACTGTTGTTGGACTACAGAGTCACGGACAACAAGGAACACAGCTTTGAG TTGTTCGTGTTCGCGGAGCTCTTTAATGAGATGTTAATGCGCGATTTCGGTTTCTACGTGTACAAAACTCTGTACACGTTACCGGAGAAGGCTGAGGAAGCTAAAGACAAAGACAGAGATAAAGATAAAAGTGTAGAAAAGACTGACAAGAAAGAAGAAAAGAAGACGGAGCCGGAGAAGAAAGATGACAAGAAAGAAGATAAGAAAGATGACAAACGTGATGCACGACGCAGTCACAAGAAG GAATGTATGAGCGATGAAGAGCGCGGTTGGTCTCCTCGCTACCGCGGCGGCCGGGGGGTGGAGCTTCCCCCCGACCCGTACCTACTCCTGTCCCTGGCTTACTTCGACACCGCCCGCGCCGGCGTCATCTCCAAGAAAGACCTCCAGAGCCTGTTTGTGAGCCTGGGACTACAGCTGTCACGATCACAGATCAGGACCGTACTAGATAAAGTCTGCATCAGAGATAACTTCAGCTACAA aACTCTCATCCAAGCCATCAAAGACCTGGCCTCCGGAGCGCCTGAAGCCATACAGGACTTACCTCTGGACAGTACTATTGACAGCAACGAAGTTCCACCACAC atCGCAGAACTCGAAGCGACCATAGCGGCCGGCAACAGGGAACTGCTGCCCATGTTCAACAGAGACGGCGGCGCGGGCGGCGGCGGCACCAGGGACGTGTCCGACAACG GTATGGTGCTGTACAAGGGTCGTGTGGTGGACGTGGGCGCGCTAGTCAGCGCGGGCGCGCGGTGGGCGGGGACGCGCGCCCGCCTGGAGGCCGCGCTCGCCAACGTCACTTCGCAGCTGCGGGCGGCCCGGGCGGCCAGTGCGGCCACGCAGCGCGCAGAGAGAGGCGCGCAGGCGCAGCTCGCTGACCTCGTGGCCACACTCGCCGCCGCACGCGCCAGGATCACTTCACTCACG GCGAGTTCTAAAATCTTCCATTCGGCGTTGAAGAGTATACAGACCAAGGTGGAGGCGGTGGTTAACATCAAGTATGAGGACGATGACGTCGTGGAGGTCGTGAACGGGCCCTCCAA AGAGGAGAATGTTACAAAGGAAGATAAGTCTGAACCTGGAACAGAGGAAAGGAAGGAAAACAAAAGTGATGTTAAAAACGAGGAACTCATTAAGATAGATGACGCGAGAGACGCCAAGGACTGCGACGCGGCCGACAACATGGACATAGACAGGGAGTAG
- the LOC116767008 gene encoding abl interactor 2: MAELAALLQTDIPEGRNHLTDSHTNLERVAEYCEANYFQSENKRLALDSTKNYTTQSLASVAYQINTLAYNFLQLLELQTMQLAEMEGQMNHIAQTVAIHKEKVARREIGVLTANKVTNRQYKIIAPANPEKPIKYVRKSIDYTALDDIGHGARWSGSGGSGTPRGRRSGSAPNPLPAPTTKPPTPPAVRSTNAANTGTLGRGTLGKSSREYRTPPAVAPPQVPSHYAPNYPRAARPPGYSALPVQPQVGMVHPNQHQSPSNYSQQDLHSSMPPPPSPLIGSDGENSQHSMVLPGHRASSSSASGSARGGSVSPPLPPPPLEDELHDAFGARHMQAKMGGQYSSAVPTIVPDEEDLPGWVPKNYIEKVVAIYDYYADKDDELSFQESAVIYVLKKNDDGWWEGVMDGVTGLFPGNYVEPCV, encoded by the exons ATGGCGGAGTTAGCAGCCTTACTTCAAACAGACATACCTGAGGGGCGCAACCATCTCACAGACAGTCATACAAACCTCGAGAGAGTTGCAGAATACTGTGAAGCTAACTACTTTCAGTCCGAAAACAAGAGATTAGCTTTAGACAGTACCAAGAACTACACAACACAGTCGCTAGCAAGTGTtgcatatcaaataaatactctCGCATATAATTTCTTGCAACTATTAGAGCTACAAACTATGCAGTTAGCTGAAATGGAAGGTCAGATGAACCACATTGCACAAACCGTAGCTATCCATAAAGAAAAAGTTGCAAGACGGGAGATAGGTGTTCTGACTGCTAATAAAGTCACCAATAgacagtataaaattattgcacCAGCCAATCCAGAGAAACCTATAAAGTATGTACGGAAGAGTATTGATTATACAG CCTTGGATGATATCGGTCATGGTGCTCGTTGGAGTGGCTCGGGTGGGTCTGGTACACCTCGCGGTCGTCGCTCCGGGTCCGCTCCCAACCCTCTGCCTGCGCCAACAACCAAACCACCCACACCACCAGCTGTACGATCAACCAACGCAGCAAACACTGGAACACTAGGAAGGGGAACTCTGG GCAAGTCTTCCCGCGAGTACCGCACGCCCCCGGCCGTCGCTCCCCCTCAGGTTCCTTCTCACTATGCGCCAAACTACCCCCGGGCTGCGCGACCCCCGGGATACTCCGCTCTCCCGGTGCAACCACAG GTGGGTATGGTGCACCCCAACCAGCATCAATCTCCATCCAACTATTCACAACAAGACCTACACTCCAGTATGCCAC CTCCACCGAGCCCTTTGATTGGTTCAGACGGTGAAAACAGCCAACATTCCATGGTGCTGCCGGGACAT AGGGCGTCATCGTCGTCGGCGTCGGGCTCCGCTCGCGGCGGGTCCGTGTCCCCGCCCCTGCCTCCGCCGCCGCTCGAGGACGAACTACACGACGCATTCGGAGCGAGACACATGCAG GCTAAAATGGGTGGCCAGTACTCGAGTGCTGTGCCGACCATAGTACCAGACGAGGAAGACCTCCCGGGGTGGGTCCCCAAGAATTATATTGAGAAAG TGGTGGCGATATACGACTACTACGCGGACAAAGACGACGAGCTGTCGTTCCAGGAGAGTGCCGTCATCTACGTCCTGAAGAAGAACGACGACGGCTGGTGGGAGGGAGTCATGGACGGAGTCACCGGCCTCTTCCCCGGGAACTACGTCGAGCCATGCGTCTAG